In a single window of the Micromonospora inositola genome:
- a CDS encoding NAD(P)/FAD-dependent oxidoreductase, with translation MDDRYDVVVIGGGAAGLSGALTLARARRSVLVVDAEQPRNAPAGQVHNYLGRDGTPPADLLAAGRGEVTGYGGEIVAATAEDVRRDGGDFLVRLGDGRGVRARRLLVTTGLVDELPDVPGLAGRWGHDVLHCPYCHGWEVRDRRIGVLATGPLAAHQAQLWRQWSPHVTLLLHDAPKLDGEEAERLAARGITVVDGPVAGLEVTADALTGVRLASGEVIALDAVVVGARMTARAGLLRSLGLTPVDVEMGGHVVGAQIPADPTGATTVPGVWVAGNVADLRAQVITSAAAGLNAAAAINADLVAEDTADAVDRYRHDLRTMFERSGWEERYQARPQCGADGRIRSWWPRPPSWRRAGRWTSAAARARTPSGSPSGAGR, from the coding sequence TCGGTGGGGGTGCGGCCGGGCTCAGCGGGGCGCTGACCCTGGCGCGGGCCCGACGGTCCGTGCTGGTGGTGGACGCGGAGCAGCCCCGCAACGCGCCCGCCGGGCAGGTGCACAACTACCTGGGCCGCGACGGCACGCCGCCGGCCGACCTGCTCGCCGCCGGCCGCGGCGAGGTCACCGGGTACGGCGGCGAGATCGTCGCCGCGACGGCCGAGGACGTGCGCAGGGACGGCGGCGACTTCCTGGTCCGGCTGGGCGACGGGCGCGGGGTGCGGGCCCGGCGGCTGCTGGTGACCACCGGCCTGGTCGACGAACTGCCCGACGTGCCCGGGCTGGCCGGGCGGTGGGGACACGACGTGCTGCACTGCCCGTACTGCCACGGCTGGGAGGTCCGCGACCGGCGGATCGGCGTACTGGCCACCGGGCCGCTCGCCGCGCACCAGGCGCAGCTGTGGCGGCAGTGGAGCCCGCACGTGACGCTGCTGCTGCACGACGCCCCGAAGCTGGACGGGGAGGAGGCCGAGCGGCTGGCCGCGCGCGGCATCACCGTCGTCGACGGCCCGGTCGCCGGGCTGGAGGTGACCGCGGACGCGCTCACCGGGGTACGGCTGGCCTCCGGCGAGGTCATCGCGCTCGACGCGGTGGTCGTGGGCGCCCGGATGACCGCCCGGGCGGGCCTCCTGCGGTCGTTGGGGCTGACGCCGGTCGACGTGGAGATGGGCGGGCATGTCGTCGGCGCGCAGATCCCCGCCGACCCGACCGGGGCCACCACCGTGCCCGGGGTGTGGGTGGCGGGCAACGTCGCCGACCTGCGCGCGCAGGTGATCACGTCCGCGGCGGCCGGCCTGAACGCCGCCGCCGCGATCAACGCCGACCTGGTCGCCGAGGACACCGCGGACGCGGTCGACCGGTACCGGCACGACCTGCGCACCATGTTCGAACGGTCCGGGTGGGAGGAGCGCTACCAGGCCCGGCCGCAGTGTGGAGCGGACGGCCGAATCCGCAGCTGGTGGCCGAGGCCGCCGAGCTGGCGCCGGGCCGGGCGCTGGACGTCGGCTGCGGCGAGGGCGCGGACGCCGTCTGGCTCGCCCAGCGGGGCTGGCAGGTGA